The following coding sequences lie in one Anaerolineae bacterium genomic window:
- a CDS encoding radical SAM protein, protein MTEERPFPAYLAQLRVLMLNPPFLPRFSRAQRSPAVTKSGTLYYPIWLAYATGVLEDAGCQVRLIDAPADGTTLEQLRELVATWQPHLLVTDTSTPSFDNDMRVVQELKAVRPAVFCVSVGPHVSALPDEALAGAPALDAVARHEYEYTLLELAKTLVAGGPLEGVAGLSFRKDGAVIHNPDRPFIEDLDTLPFVTRVYKTHLNPLHYFYAITPYPQVAIVTGRGCPHRCVYCVYPQTFQGRRYRYRSPANVVAEFEYIARELPYIKHVFIEDDTLTVNRERCRELAERLRQARTGLTFTANSRADVDYETLKALKAAGCRMLCVGFESGDDEVLRQIRKGITTEQMKRFMRDARRAGILVHGCFMAGCPGETRQSLARTLQLAKELNPDTAQFFPLMVYPGTEAYAWAERSGYLRTRDFRRWVTEEGLHNCVVDLPGLPAEELVAWCDEARRQFYLRPRYILSKLTQITSHPDEFVRVVKAARSFLPFLFRPHARRRAGC, encoded by the coding sequence ATGACCGAAGAACGGCCGTTTCCGGCATACCTGGCGCAACTGCGGGTGCTGATGTTGAACCCGCCTTTCCTGCCGCGCTTCTCGCGCGCCCAGCGCAGTCCGGCGGTCACCAAGAGCGGAACGCTGTACTACCCCATCTGGCTGGCGTACGCGACCGGCGTGCTGGAGGACGCCGGCTGTCAGGTGCGGCTGATCGACGCGCCGGCGGATGGCACCACACTGGAGCAGTTGCGCGAACTGGTCGCGACGTGGCAGCCCCATCTGCTGGTCACGGATACCAGCACCCCCAGCTTTGACAACGATATGCGGGTGGTGCAGGAGCTGAAAGCCGTTCGGCCGGCCGTGTTCTGCGTCTCCGTCGGCCCGCACGTATCCGCTCTGCCGGACGAGGCGCTGGCAGGCGCGCCGGCGCTCGACGCCGTCGCCCGGCATGAGTACGAATACACCCTGCTGGAGCTGGCAAAGACGCTGGTGGCCGGCGGGCCTCTGGAAGGGGTTGCCGGCCTGAGCTTTCGCAAGGATGGCGCCGTCATCCACAACCCCGACCGCCCATTTATCGAAGACCTGGATACCCTGCCCTTCGTGACGCGCGTGTATAAGACGCACCTGAACCCCCTGCACTACTTCTATGCCATCACCCCCTATCCGCAGGTGGCCATTGTCACCGGTCGCGGTTGTCCGCACCGCTGTGTGTACTGCGTCTACCCCCAGACCTTTCAGGGCCGGCGCTACCGCTACCGCAGTCCGGCCAACGTCGTGGCGGAATTCGAATACATCGCCCGCGAGCTTCCCTACATCAAGCACGTCTTTATCGAGGATGACACGCTGACCGTAAACCGCGAGCGCTGTCGCGAGCTGGCAGAGCGCCTGCGCCAGGCGCGCACCGGGCTGACCTTCACCGCCAACTCACGCGCCGATGTGGACTATGAGACGCTGAAAGCGCTCAAAGCCGCCGGCTGTCGCATGCTCTGCGTCGGGTTCGAGAGCGGCGATGATGAGGTCCTGCGCCAGATTCGCAAGGGCATCACCACCGAGCAAATGAAGCGCTTCATGCGCGATGCCCGCCGCGCCGGCATCCTGGTGCATGGCTGTTTCATGGCCGGCTGTCCAGGCGAAACCCGCCAATCTCTGGCGCGCACCCTGCAGTTGGCCAAAGAGCTGAACCCCGACACGGCGCAGTTCTTCCCGCTGATGGTCTACCCCGGCACAGAGGCCTACGCCTGGGCTGAGCGCAGTGGCTATTTGCGAACACGAGATTTCCGCCGCTGGGTGACCGAAGAGGGACTGCACAACTGCGTGGTGGACCTGCCCGGCCTGCCGGCAGAGGAGCTGGTGGCCTGGTGCGACGAAGCGCGCCGGCAGTTTTACCTGCGGCCGCGCTACATCCTTTCCAAACTCACCCAGATCACGAGCCATCCGGACGAATTCGTGCGAGTGGTGAAGGCGGCGCGCTCGTTCCTCCCCTTCCTGTTCCGGCCGCATGCGCGCCGGCGCGCCGGCTGTTGA
- the tatA gene encoding twin-arginine translocase TatA/TatE family subunit: MPQLGVPELIIILVIVLILFGAGKLAEVGGALGRGIREFRKASREVEEAGKEVEAEAKAASAEASQEAGASEEK; the protein is encoded by the coding sequence ATGCCACAACTGGGTGTGCCTGAACTGATCATCATCCTGGTGATCGTGCTGATCCTGTTCGGTGCCGGCAAACTGGCCGAGGTCGGCGGTGCGTTGGGGCGCGGCATCCGCGAGTTCCGCAAGGCCAGCCGCGAGGTTGAGGAAGCGGGCAAAGAGGTAGAGGCCGAAGCCAAGGCCGCCTCGGCAGAAGCTTCCCAAGAGGCCGGCGCTTCCGAGGAGAAGTAA